In a genomic window of Streptomyces katrae:
- the ligA gene encoding NAD-dependent DNA ligase LigA: protein MAAEQQDTAVPTAAREQHQLLAEQVEEHRFRYYVNDQPVVSDAEFDQLLRSLEALEEQYPELRTPDSPTQKVAGAYETDFASVEHRERMLSLDNAFDDEELSAWAERVARDVNTPDYHYLCELKVDGLAVNLTYENGRLTRAATRGDGRTGEDITPNVRTIAEIPDRLKGDRIPALVEIRGEVYFPMEKFEELNARLVEAEGKPFANPRNAAAGSLRQKDPKVTATRPLHMVVHGIGAREGFEIERQSQAYELLREWGLPTARHNEVVSSLEEVRAFIARFGENRHSVEHEIDGVVVKLDEIALQGRLGSTARAPRWAIAWKYAPEEVNTKLIDIKVGVGRTGRVTPYAQVEPVTVAGSEVEFATLHNQEVVKAKGVLIGDTVVLRKAGDVIPEILGPVVDLRDGSEREFVMPAECPECGTPLRPMKEGDIDVRCPNGQSCPAQLRERLFYLAGRQSLDIENFGMVAAAALTGPLEPAQPPLRDEGDLFDLTIEQLLPIKAYVLDQDSGLPKRDPKTGEEKIVTVFANQKGEPKKNALAMLENIAAAKQRPLARIINGLSIRHVGPVAAEALAREFRSIDRIEQATEEELTATEGVGAIIAASLKEWFAVDWHQEILRKWRAAGVRMEEEGSGEEEGPRPLEGLTVVVTGTLQSHTRDGAKEALQSRGAKVTGSVSKKTSFVVAGDNPGSKYDKAVQLKLPILDDAGFAVLLEQGPDAAREAALPLDGAAQGE, encoded by the coding sequence ATGGCAGCCGAACAGCAGGACACGGCAGTACCGACGGCGGCGCGCGAGCAGCACCAGCTGCTCGCGGAGCAGGTCGAGGAGCACCGCTTCCGGTACTACGTGAACGACCAGCCGGTCGTCAGCGACGCCGAGTTCGACCAGCTGCTGCGCTCACTGGAGGCCCTGGAGGAGCAGTACCCCGAGCTGCGCACGCCCGACTCGCCCACCCAGAAGGTCGCCGGGGCGTACGAGACGGACTTCGCCTCGGTCGAGCACCGCGAGCGGATGCTCTCCCTCGACAACGCCTTCGACGACGAGGAGCTGTCCGCCTGGGCCGAGCGGGTCGCCAGGGACGTGAACACCCCGGACTACCACTACCTGTGCGAGCTCAAGGTGGACGGCCTCGCGGTCAACCTCACCTACGAGAACGGCCGCCTGACCCGCGCCGCCACCCGTGGCGACGGCCGCACGGGCGAGGACATCACGCCCAACGTCCGCACCATCGCCGAGATCCCGGACCGCCTCAAGGGGGACCGGATCCCGGCGCTCGTGGAGATCCGCGGCGAGGTGTACTTCCCGATGGAGAAGTTCGAGGAGCTCAACGCCCGCCTGGTGGAGGCCGAGGGCAAGCCCTTCGCCAACCCGCGCAACGCCGCGGCCGGGTCGCTGCGCCAGAAGGACCCCAAGGTCACCGCGACCCGTCCGCTCCACATGGTGGTGCACGGCATCGGCGCCCGCGAGGGCTTCGAGATCGAGCGCCAGTCGCAGGCGTACGAGCTGCTGCGCGAGTGGGGCCTGCCCACCGCCCGGCACAACGAGGTGGTGTCCTCCCTGGAGGAGGTGCGCGCGTTCATCGCCCGCTTCGGCGAGAACCGGCACTCCGTGGAGCACGAGATCGACGGGGTGGTCGTCAAGCTGGACGAGATCGCCCTCCAGGGCCGCCTCGGCTCCACGGCCCGCGCCCCGCGCTGGGCGATCGCCTGGAAGTACGCCCCGGAAGAGGTCAACACCAAGCTGATCGACATCAAGGTCGGCGTCGGCCGCACCGGGCGCGTCACCCCGTACGCGCAGGTCGAGCCCGTGACGGTGGCCGGCTCCGAGGTCGAGTTCGCGACGCTGCACAACCAGGAGGTCGTCAAGGCCAAGGGAGTCCTCATCGGGGACACCGTCGTGCTGCGCAAGGCGGGCGACGTCATCCCCGAGATCCTGGGCCCGGTGGTGGACCTGCGCGACGGCAGCGAGCGGGAGTTCGTGATGCCGGCCGAGTGCCCCGAGTGCGGGACGCCCCTGCGCCCGATGAAGGAGGGCGACATCGACGTCCGCTGCCCCAACGGGCAGAGCTGCCCTGCCCAGTTGCGCGAACGGCTGTTCTACCTGGCCGGGCGGCAGTCCCTGGACATCGAGAACTTCGGCATGGTGGCCGCCGCCGCCCTCACCGGCCCCCTGGAGCCGGCGCAGCCGCCGCTGCGCGACGAGGGCGACCTCTTCGACCTCACCATCGAGCAGCTGCTGCCCATCAAGGCGTACGTCCTCGACCAGGACAGCGGGCTGCCCAAGCGGGACCCGAAGACGGGCGAGGAGAAGATCGTCACGGTCTTCGCCAACCAGAAGGGCGAGCCGAAGAAGAACGCCCTGGCCATGCTGGAGAACATCGCCGCCGCCAAGCAGCGCCCGCTGGCCCGGATCATCAACGGCCTCTCCATCCGGCACGTCGGCCCGGTCGCCGCGGAGGCCCTGGCCCGCGAGTTCCGGTCGATCGACCGCATCGAACAGGCCACCGAGGAGGAGCTGACCGCGACCGAGGGCGTCGGCGCGATCATCGCCGCCTCCCTGAAGGAATGGTTCGCCGTCGACTGGCACCAGGAGATCCTCCGCAAGTGGCGGGCGGCCGGTGTGCGCATGGAGGAGGAAGGTTCCGGCGAGGAGGAGGGCCCGCGCCCGCTGGAGGGCCTGACCGTCGTCGTCACGGGCACCCTCCAGAGCCACACCCGTGACGGCGCCAAGGAGGCCCTGCAGAGCCGGGGCGCCAAGGTGACCGGCTCGGTGTCGAAGAAGACCTCCTTCGTCGTGGCCGGCGACAACCCCGGCTCGAAGTACGACAAGGCCGTCCAGCTGAAGCTCCCCATCCTCGACGACGCCGGTTTCGCCGTCCTGCTCGAACAGGGGCCCGACGCGGCCCGCGAGGCGGCGCTCCCGCTGGACGGCGCGGCCCAAGGGGAGTAA